The following are encoded together in the Anopheles nili chromosome 3, idAnoNiliSN_F5_01, whole genome shotgun sequence genome:
- the LOC128722572 gene encoding YTH domain-containing protein 1, which translates to MADLDAVNLGLDETERDIAEALENSYDTRSEASGDGDADEDGDGDADGDDGDGSHPSISSVSSAESDSDSDIDDEGKGGKKSNDTKAEGATQEAGTGKAKQLGKKKAKKTPADGADAATSKENDVDEENEEDENVDHADDDDDDDNEMNEDDDDDAEEEEEEEEDDEEDEDDDEEGTRERRSKRAKKAKITSEKASNKKASTVNSKKAPLKQQAKKKKQGTAAAVKDDAEKGSVAEKKKKKAPAASVEGKKVVGKKKEVKKASATAGGAASNGPESNTANNNNNNSNDTSTSSSSSSSGSSSSSSDAGSKKDDPKSRSRSPATGAPEAKRSRTKASAGTKNTVKSYDYVTKINYLFREARFFLIKSNNHDNVALSKSKGVWSTLPPNEANLNQAFRESRNVILLYSVKESGKFAGFARMGAEARRDLPAVDWVLPPGMSAKALGGVIKIDWVCKKELPFTSTTHLYNAWNDDKPVKIGRDGQEIEPKVAEELCRLFTEDTSIDMTPILKKSKEASKLMKEKVASKSFRRPPNFARPTSSSLRSRSSGGSSGGGIGPIRRGGRRMYPGSKGGGGGGGRDGSSSGSRSHGGSSMFAPYRKDHRHGGGGGGGSRHGGHGGSMGGPRMGIGLGGNGGDGGDRGGGGLSRAAVLGSLHHPAHHHRWADGYSSTAAAEAYVADYMRNMQNQLPPMPYAPPPGFPGMPMPYDNLPPPPRYYEGLPIPEYPLPPGSIPGSVTGAGGMPPPRSHAAAAAAAAAMYDKRAYEQSMEEFMWKSANSMSAGGGGGSSGSGAGGAGGAGGSQGGGLGSAVGGLVGGGLPTLKGPPPALPNHGYHVPPPMIPPMHHHHMHRKNDRGDGGNSSDRGQQRGGDRDRSNHRSDRNQHRGGVGGGGGGGRGYNNRDRR; encoded by the coding sequence ATGGCCGATCTGGACGCAGTGAATCTCGGGCTAgacgaaacggaacgggaTATAGCCGAGGCCCTGGAAAATTCATATGACACCCGATCGGAAGCgtccggtgacggtgacgCCGATGAGGACGGCGATGGTGACGCAGACGGGGACGATGGGGACGGGTCCCATCCCAGCATCAGTTCGGTCAGCTCGGCCGAGTCCGACTCGGACAGCGATATTGACGATGAGGGCAAGGGCGGGAAAAAATCGAACGATACCAAGGCCGAAGGGGCCACCCAGGAGGCTGGCACCGGAAAAGCTAAACaattggggaagaaaaaagcgaaaaaaacacccgcggATGGAGCAGACGCTGCCACAAGTAAAGAGAATGACGTCGAcgaggaaaacgaagaagacgaaaatgTGGATCacgccgatgacgatgatgacgatgataatgaaatgaacgaagatgacgatgatgatgcggaagaggaggaggaggaagaagaagacgacgaagaggacgaggacgatgatgaggagGGAACGCGGGAACGACGCAGCAAACGGGCCAAGAAAGCCAAAATCACATCCGAGAAAGCGAGCAACAAGAAAGCATCAACAGTAAACAGTAAAAAGGCTCCCCTCAAACAGCAggccaagaagaagaaacaaggGACGGCTGCCGCTGTCAAGGACGATGCGGAAAAAGGCTCAGTTgctgaaaagaagaaaaagaaagcaccggCTGCAAGCGTGGAGGGCAAGAAAGTTGTcggaaaaaagaaggaagtTAAGAAAGCTTCCGCTACGGCTGGTGGTGCTGCCAGTAATGGACCGGAGAGCAACACAgccaacaacaataataataacagtAACGACACAAGCActagcagtagtagcagtagcagcggaagcagtagcagcagcagtgacGCCGGtagcaaaaaggacgatccgaaatcTCGCAGCCGAAGCCCGGCCACCGGTGCGCCGGAAGCGAAGCGTAGCCGAACGAAAGCATCAGCCGGTACGAAGAACACGGTCAAATCGTACGACTACGTGACGAAGATCAACTATCTGTTCCGGGAGGCGCGCTTTTTTCTGATAAAATCGAACAACCACGATAACGTGGCACTCTCGAAGTCGAAGGGCGTGTGGTCAACGTTGCCACCGAACGAAGCGAACCTAAACCAGGCGTTCCGCGAGAGCCGTAACGTGATCCTGTTGTACTCGGTGAAGGAGAGCGGTAAATTTGCTGGCTTCGCGCGCATGGGTGCGGAAGCTAGGCGGGATTTGCCCGCCGTCGATTGGGTGCTACCACCGGGCATGTCCGCGAAAGCACTCGGCGGGGTAATCAAAATCGATTGGGTGTGCAAGAAGGAGCTACCGTTCACCAGCACCACGCACCTGTACAACGCTTGGAACGATGACAAACCCGTCAAGATCGGTCGCGACGGGCAGGAGATCGAGCCGAAGGTGGCGGAGGAGCTATGCCGCTTGTTCACCGAGGACACCAGCATCGACATGACGCCGATATTGAAGAAATCCAAGGAAGCCTCGAAGCTGATGAAGGAAAAGGTCGCCTCGAAGTCGTTCCGTCGGCCACCGAACTTTGCGCGCCCCACATCGTCGTCTCTGCGGAGTCGCAGCAGTGGCGGTAGTTCCGGTGGTGGTATTGGACCGATACGTCGTGGCGGAAGGCGCATGTATCCCGGAAGCAAAGggggcggcggcggtggcggacGTGACGGTAGCAGCAGCGGAAGTCGCTCGCATGGTGGAAGCTCCATGTTTGCTCCCTATCGCAAGGATCATCGGCATgggggcggtggtggcggtggtagtCGGCACGGTGGCCACGGTGGAAGCATGGGTGGACCGCGGATGGGAATAGGCCTTGGCGGTAACggaggtgatggtggtgaccgtggtggtggtggtcttTCGCGAGCCGCCGTCCTCGGTTCGTTGCATCATCcggctcatcatcatcggtgggCGGATGGATACAGTTCGACGGCGGCCGCGGAAGCGTATGTGGCCGATTATATGCGGAATATGCAGAACCAGTTGCCACCGATGCCGTATGCGCCTCCACCCGGTTTCCCCGGCATGCCGATGCCGTACGATAATCTTCCGCCACCACCGCGCTACTACGAGGGCCTACCGATACCGGAGTATCCGTTGCCACCCGGTTCCATTCCGGGTAGTGTAACGGGGGCGGGTGGGATGCCTCCACCTCGCAGCcatgcagctgcagcagcggcagcggctgcCATGTACGACAAACGCGCGTACGAACAGTCGATGGAGGAGTTTATGTGGAAGTCTGCCAACAGTATGagtgcgggtggtggtggtggtagcagTGGCAGTGGAGCtggcggtgccggtggtgccggtggaagCCAGGGTGGTGGGTTGGGTAGCGCCGTAGGTGgtctggttggaggtggacTGCCAACGCTTAAAGGACCGCCACCTGCATTGCCGAACCACGGTTACCACGTGCCACCGCCAATGATTCCGCCCATGCATCACCATCACATGCACCGGAAGAACGatcgtggtgatggtggaaattCTTCGGATCGTGGCCAGCAGCGTGGTGGCGATCGGGATCGCTCGAATCATCGTAGCGATCGCAACCAGCATCGTGGTGGCGTtggaggtggcggtggtggcggtcgtgggtATAACAATCGCGATAGACGATGA